In one Cervus elaphus chromosome 9, mCerEla1.1, whole genome shotgun sequence genomic region, the following are encoded:
- the JUND gene encoding transcription factor jun-D, with the protein METPFYGDEALSGLGGGGSSSGGGGSFASPGRLFPGAPPTAAAGSMMKKDALTLSLSEQVAAALKPAAAPPPGPLRTDGAPGTAPPDGLLASPDLGLLKLASPELERLIIQSNGLVTTTPTSTQFLYPKVAASEEQEFAEGFVKALEDLHKQNQLGAGAASAAAAAGGPSGTAAGAAPPSELAPAAATPEAPVYANLSSYAGGTGSAGGAATVAFTAEPVPFPPPPPPGTLGPPRLAALKDEPQTVPDVPSFGESPPLSPIDMDTQERIKAERKRLRNRIAASKCRKRKLERISRLEEKVKTLKSQNTELASTASLLREQVAQLKQKVLSHVNSGCQLLPQHQVPAY; encoded by the coding sequence ATGGAAACACCCTTCTACGGCGATGAGGCGCTGAGCGGCCTGGGCGGCGGCGGCAGTAGCAGTGGCGGCGGTGGCAGCTTCGCGTCCCCGGGTCGTCTGTTCCCCGGGGCGCCCCCGACGGCGGCGGCCGGCAGCATGATGAAGAAGGACGCGCTGACGCTGAGCTTAAGTGAACAGGTGGCGGCAGCGCTTAAGCCCGCGGCCGCGCCGCCCCCGGGCCCCTTGCGCACCGACGGCGCCCCGGGCACGGCGCCCCCCGACGGTCTGCTTGCCTCGCCCGACTTGGGGCTGCTCAAGCTCGCCTCGCCCGAGCTCGAGCGCCTCATCATCCAGTCCAACGGGCTGGTTACCACCACGCCGACGAGCACGCAGTTCCTCTATCCCAAGGTGGCGGCCAGCGAGGAGCAGGAGTTCGCCGAGGGCTTCGTCAAGGCCCTAGAGGACTTACACAAGCAAAACCAGCTGGGCGCGGGCGCGGCCTCCGCTGCAGCCGCCGCCGGGGGACCTTCGGGCACGGCTGCGGGCGCCGCGCCTCCCAGCGAGTTGGCCCCAGCGGCGGCCACGCCCGAGGCGCCCGTCTACGCGAACCTGAGCAGCTACGCGGGCGGCACCGGGAGTGCTGGGGGTGCTGCGACGGTCGCCTTCACCGCGGAGCCCGTGCCCTTCCCACCGCCGCCACCCCCAGGCACGTTGGGGCCGCCGCGCCTGGCCGCTCTCAAGGATGAACCGCAGACGGTGCCCGACGTGCCGAGCTTCGGCGAGAGCCCGCCGCTGTCGCCTATCGACATGGACACGCAAGAGCGCATTAAGGCAGAGCGCAAGCGTCTGCGCAACCGCATCGCTGCCTCCAAGTGCCGCAAGCGCAAGCTGGAGCGCATCTCGCGCCTCGAGgagaaagtgaagacgctcaagAGCCAGAACACGGAGCTGGCGTCCACGGCGAGCCTGCTGCGCGAGCAGGTGGCGCAGCTCAAGCAGAAGGTCCTCAGCCACGTCAACAGCGGCTGCCAGCTGCTGCCCCAGCACCAGGTGCCCGCGTACTGA